One Planctomycetota bacterium DNA segment encodes these proteins:
- a CDS encoding SO_0444 family Cu/Zn efflux transporter: protein MNITDLITNFATNLWDVVLEAAPWLLIGLIAAGLIKALVPTDWMTRWLGGRGIGSIVRAAFIGTPLPLCSCGVLPAAMGLHRSGASKGATVSFLVATPENGADSIAMSYALLGPFMMIVRPIAGLASAILAGVLAEAVGVREKKEEAQPQAASSCCCSHEKAPAEPVKSCCSHEANETPAKPAWPKRVVAGLHYAMTRIIDDISLWLVIGLVAAAAIRAFVPESFLAEWGAGWTGMFVMLIVGLPMYICATASTPVAGSLLLAGVSPGAVLVFLLAGPATNIGSIMVLRKELGTRTIAGYLAGVILGALAFGFATNLIARSWDMHIAAQVGHTHEMTPQWLAIACAAVLIFLAIPPLRGLILRPTTEARIGSEAVAH, encoded by the coding sequence ATGAACATCACCGACCTCATCACGAATTTCGCGACGAATCTTTGGGACGTCGTGCTCGAAGCGGCGCCGTGGCTGTTGATTGGTCTGATCGCGGCGGGGCTCATCAAGGCGCTGGTGCCGACGGATTGGATGACCCGCTGGCTGGGCGGGCGCGGGATCGGTTCGATCGTCCGCGCGGCGTTCATCGGGACGCCGCTGCCCTTGTGCTCCTGCGGCGTGCTGCCGGCGGCGATGGGCCTGCACCGCTCCGGCGCATCGAAGGGCGCGACCGTGTCGTTTCTTGTCGCCACGCCCGAGAACGGCGCCGACTCGATCGCCATGAGTTACGCCCTGCTCGGGCCGTTCATGATGATCGTCCGCCCGATCGCGGGGCTCGCCTCGGCGATTCTGGCGGGCGTGCTGGCGGAGGCGGTCGGGGTGCGGGAGAAGAAGGAAGAGGCCCAGCCGCAGGCGGCTTCATCGTGTTGCTGTTCGCATGAAAAGGCGCCGGCGGAGCCGGTCAAGTCGTGTTGCTCGCATGAGGCGAACGAGACGCCGGCAAAACCGGCCTGGCCCAAGCGCGTCGTCGCCGGGCTGCACTACGCCATGACGCGCATCATCGACGACATCAGTCTCTGGCTCGTCATCGGACTCGTCGCGGCGGCGGCGATCCGGGCGTTCGTCCCCGAGTCGTTCCTCGCCGAGTGGGGCGCGGGGTGGACGGGCATGTTCGTCATGCTCATCGTCGGCCTGCCCATGTACATCTGCGCCACCGCCTCCACGCCCGTCGCCGGCTCGCTCCTCCTCGCCGGCGTGAGCCCCGGCGCGGTCCTCGTCTTCCTCCTCGCCGGCCCCGCCACGAACATCGGCTCCATCATGGTCCTCCGAAAAGAGCTGGGCACGCGGACGATCGCCGGTTACCTCGCCGGCGTCATCCTCGGCGCGCTCGCCTTCGGGTTCGCGACGAATCTGATCGCCCGCAGTTGGGACATGCATATCGCCGCGCAGGTCGGGCATACGCACGAGATGACGCCGCAGTGGCTGGCCATCGCGTGTGCCGCCGTGCTGATTTTCCTGGCGATTCCCCCGCTGCGCGGGCTGATCCTGCGGCCGACGACCGAAGCGCGCATCGGCAGCGAAGCGGTCGCACACTGA
- a CDS encoding GNAT family N-acetyltransferase: MNDDPGGRHVGLPHIELTDKSHFDSIFAALKQPVSDYTFANTFMWGGALKLYWARLHRHTCVFANGTGDLTLLLPPLPEPGATDADLRDAVRDCFEKMDAYNDRYADRSRSRIEYVSDELIERLSAAGGLNLSVSPFSGDYVYDMRKMIELDGKSLKSKRHSRSKFMRDYPDFRTADFCDDHVAAADDLLTLWQRVGDASHTGEVNEDHLGSDVLRERDTHACQNALRYWKELNLTGMSLFVGDKLVGFTLGEQLSPTQASIVIEKTHPDFYGSAQYIFSEFCRQKWADLPECNVGDDWGIPSLRFTKSSYRPTRLINKHIVTLARPVVVGPINRYDIPLANPMHTMTGAIENTAPQVTLRDATPSDAAAIFELEQACFESEDETFTRRQVRYVIGNPRAHVRLAECEGRIVGWCVALVRQHRHWRSGRVYAVAVSPTMQGRGIGKRLITAVMNALRDTGIERMYLEVRHDNAPAIRLYKSLGYVDHRFLPNYYGELRHGIRMRLITPAHHLFEETADRVSVAV, translated from the coding sequence ATGAACGATGACCCTGGCGGGCGACACGTCGGTCTGCCCCACATTGAACTGACCGACAAATCCCACTTCGATTCGATCTTCGCGGCGCTCAAGCAACCCGTCAGCGACTATACCTTCGCCAACACGTTCATGTGGGGCGGGGCGCTGAAGCTTTACTGGGCGCGCCTGCATCGGCACACCTGCGTCTTCGCCAACGGGACCGGCGACCTGACGCTATTGCTGCCCCCGCTGCCCGAACCGGGCGCGACCGATGCGGACCTGCGCGATGCGGTGCGGGACTGCTTTGAGAAGATGGACGCCTACAACGACCGCTACGCCGACCGGTCACGCTCGCGCATCGAGTATGTGTCGGACGAGCTGATCGAGCGGCTCAGCGCCGCCGGCGGCCTGAACCTGTCCGTGTCGCCCTTCTCCGGCGACTACGTGTATGACATGCGCAAGATGATCGAGCTCGACGGCAAGTCGCTCAAGAGCAAACGCCACAGCCGCTCCAAATTCATGCGCGACTATCCCGACTTCCGCACCGCTGACTTTTGCGATGACCATGTCGCGGCGGCGGACGATCTGCTGACGCTCTGGCAACGCGTCGGCGACGCCAGCCACACCGGCGAAGTCAACGAAGACCACCTCGGCTCCGACGTGCTGCGCGAGCGCGACACGCACGCATGTCAGAACGCCCTGCGCTACTGGAAGGAGCTGAACCTGACGGGCATGAGTCTGTTCGTCGGCGACAAGCTCGTGGGCTTCACGCTCGGCGAGCAACTGAGCCCGACGCAGGCGTCGATCGTCATCGAAAAGACCCACCCTGATTTCTACGGGTCCGCCCAGTACATTTTCAGCGAATTCTGCCGACAAAAATGGGCGGACCTGCCCGAGTGCAACGTCGGCGACGACTGGGGCATCCCCAGCTTGCGCTTCACCAAGAGCAGCTATCGCCCGACCCGCCTCATCAACAAGCACATCGTCACGCTCGCCCGCCCCGTCGTGGTCGGCCCGATCAACCGTTACGACATCCCCCTCGCCAACCCGATGCACACCATGACCGGCGCGATCGAAAACACCGCGCCGCAGGTGACCTTGCGCGATGCGACCCCGTCCGACGCCGCGGCGATCTTCGAGCTTGAGCAGGCGTGCTTCGAGTCGGAGGACGAGACGTTCACCCGCCGGCAGGTGCGCTACGTCATCGGCAATCCGCGGGCGCATGTGCGCCTCGCCGAGTGCGAGGGGCGCATCGTCGGATGGTGCGTCGCGCTCGTGCGTCAGCATCGTCATTGGCGCTCCGGCCGCGTGTACGCCGTCGCCGTCTCGCCCACCATGCAGGGCCGGGGCATCGGCAAGCGGCTCATCACCGCCGTGATGAACGCCCTGCGCGACACGGGCATCGAACGCATGTACCTGGAAGTCCGTCACGACAACGCCCCGGCGATCCGGCTCTACAAAAGCTTGGGCTACGTCGACCACCGCTTCCTGCCCAACTACTACGGCGAACTCCGCCACGGCATCCGCATGCGACTCATCACCCCGGCGCATCACCTGTTCGAGGAAACCGCCGACCGCGTGAGCGTCGCGGTCTGA
- a CDS encoding OsmC family peroxiredoxin gives MTPARQHLNGINPQDVHDLVARIKGDVREARSVWGVTTRWTGGTTVATHVANCTLGSADEPKDFVIRVDEPVGLGGKNTAPNPQETLLAALNSCMTVGYAALCTLEGIRLESLEIETEGEIDLRGFLGLAPVTPGYDRLRYTVRIKADATDEQLQRIHRTVMKTSPNRWNLAEQVQLDPTLVIA, from the coding sequence ATGACCCCCGCCCGGCAACACCTCAACGGCATCAATCCGCAGGACGTGCACGATCTGGTCGCACGCATCAAGGGCGATGTCCGCGAAGCCCGTTCCGTCTGGGGCGTGACCACCCGCTGGACCGGCGGGACCACCGTCGCCACGCACGTCGCCAACTGCACGCTCGGCTCCGCCGACGAACCCAAGGACTTTGTCATCCGCGTCGACGAACCCGTCGGCCTCGGCGGAAAGAACACCGCCCCCAACCCGCAGGAGACCCTGCTCGCCGCGCTCAACTCCTGCATGACCGTCGGCTACGCCGCCCTGTGCACGCTGGAGGGCATTCGGCTCGAGTCCCTCGAGATCGAGACCGAAGGCGAGATCGACCTGCGCGGATTTCTGGGGCTCGCCCCGGTGACGCCCGGGTATGACCGGCTCCGGTACACCGTCCGCATCAAGGCCGACGCCACGGACGAGCAGCTTCAGCGGATTCACCGGACGGTGATGAAGACCTCTCCCAACCGCTGGAACCTCGCCGAGCAGGTCCAACTCGACCCGACGCTGGTGATCGCGTGA
- a CDS encoding TetR family transcriptional regulator, translated as MIRRMPETATVKTAAQLLGVVEIPTQGRDRLVHVALELFYRHGINPIGLDRILNEAGVSKTTFYKHFESKDQLVLACLEMSAVWESAAWGAAVKQIAGDNPRRQLLALVDVLDRWFNDPQFGGCHFINAAAEFPNPHDPVHQVAARHKRQARDWFRSMAHEAGAPDPDTFADTYTMLFEGILVLRQIHDRTDAAQLGRAVIEKLVDEQIPK; from the coding sequence ATGATTCGTCGTATGCCCGAAACCGCCACCGTCAAAACGGCTGCTCAACTGCTCGGCGTCGTCGAGATTCCCACGCAGGGGCGCGACCGGCTCGTCCACGTCGCGCTCGAACTTTTCTACCGCCACGGCATCAACCCCATCGGGCTCGACCGCATCCTGAACGAAGCGGGCGTGTCGAAGACGACGTTCTACAAGCATTTCGAGTCGAAGGACCAACTGGTGCTGGCGTGCCTGGAAATGAGCGCAGTGTGGGAGTCGGCGGCGTGGGGCGCGGCGGTGAAGCAGATCGCCGGCGATAATCCGCGCCGGCAACTGCTGGCGCTGGTCGATGTGCTGGACCGGTGGTTCAACGATCCGCAGTTCGGCGGGTGTCACTTCATCAACGCCGCCGCGGAGTTTCCCAATCCGCATGACCCCGTGCACCAGGTCGCCGCGCGGCACAAGCGACAGGCGCGCGACTGGTTCCGCTCGATGGCTCACGAGGCCGGCGCGCCGGACCCGGACACGTTCGCGGACACGTACACGATGCTCTTTGAAGGCATCCTCGTCCTGCGCCAGATCCACGACCGCACCGACGCCGCCCAACTCGGCCGCGCGGTGATTGAAAAATTGGTGGACGAGCAGATTCCCAAATAG
- a CDS encoding cupin, which translates to MPRLIEKPTVIAAAGNKPKRIEEFVGRVNSGDSAASVAKMTSPAGWVEPGQRPQFTEITLVLSGMLKVEHEAGVIEVRPGQAIVTEPGEWVRYSTPEPDGAQYVAICLPAFSPDTVHRDEA; encoded by the coding sequence ATGCCCCGACTCATCGAAAAGCCCACCGTCATCGCCGCCGCTGGCAACAAGCCCAAGCGCATCGAGGAATTCGTCGGCCGGGTCAACAGCGGGGACAGCGCCGCGAGCGTGGCGAAGATGACCTCCCCCGCCGGTTGGGTCGAGCCAGGCCAGCGCCCGCAGTTCACCGAAATCACGCTGGTGCTGTCGGGCATGCTCAAAGTCGAGCACGAAGCCGGCGTCATCGAAGTGCGGCCCGGTCAGGCGATCGTCACCGAACCGGGCGAGTGGGTCCGCTACAGCACGCCCGAACCCGACGGCGCTCAGTACGTCGCCATCTGCCTGCCCGCCTTCAGCCCCGACACGGTCCACCGCGACGAGGCGTGA